Genomic DNA from Acomys russatus chromosome 24, mAcoRus1.1, whole genome shotgun sequence:
tcattgctacttcatgactgcaattttgctactgttataaattgtatgtaaggggctggagagatggctcagaggttaagggtactgactgttcctccaaaggtccggagttcaattcccagcaaccacatggtggctcacaaccatctataatgtgatctgatgccttcttctgccctacaggtgtacatgcaggcagaacactgtatacataataaacaataaataaatattgaaaaaataaatcgtgtataaatatgtgtttaCAGGATGTCtgatgtgacccctgtgaaaagctAGTTCAATCCCtccaaaggggtcgcgacccatgGTTGAGATCAAACACTGCCTTAGTTACTTGTAGTTCTCTGTCTATAGATGAGGCGCCGTGAGATCCCCCCCTCTCTGTTAGCAAGTCTCATTGCTTCTTCAGGTTGTGTTTAGGCAGTTGTATTATTGCGGTATCACAGGAGAagttttcctgtcatttctagaagGCACAATCTACAGTTGATTGCTTGGTTCTCTGGGTCTTATCATCTTTCTGTGCCCCCTTCCTCAGGCACAAGCCAACTTTTAAACTAAAGGTTATGTGAGTGGATGTTCCTGGTTTCTTTCACAGCATACTCATTATTAGTATATAAAAAGCTAcacatgctgggcgtggtggtacacgcctttaatcccagcactcaggagacagaggcagggggatcgttgtgagttacaaagcaagtccaagatagctagaggctacacagagagaccctgtcttgaaaaacaaaaacaaaagcaaaacaaaacaaaacaaaacaaaaaaagctactCACTTTCGTAGGTAGATTTTTAATTATGCTACTTTGCATAAAAAGTGTTTATCAGATCTGTTTTCTGCAGTCTTTAGAGTCCTTTAAGTGGGATCATATCATCTATaagttttgatatttttcctttttatttactgCTATgactaagaattttaaaattatatcatgtGTGAATGAAGaatgtgtgtgcccatgtctCGTTTCTGATTTACTAGCTCCAGTTTATCACACAGTGTGTCTGCAAGAGATTTGCCACTTGCAGCCTTTATTAGTTAAGGCATGTTCTGGGTCTAGTTACTATCTCCAGGCACTCAGGGGGCActgaattttgtcaaagactttATCTCTTGATACTGTCATGTGATTTCTATTTGTTCTTGATTCTATTTGTATGCAtactaaatttattaatttttccacattgttctttttattcaatCCCTGGAATGAAATAAAGTCGatgatctggctgtcctggactcaaaaccacctgcctccaccccttGGGTGCTTGGATTATGGGACTGTATCACCAGGCTCTGTTCTTTGCTGATTTCAAAAAATTGACTTttactctctgtgtgtgcacgcacacacacacacacagaccatggCATACATGTGGGGGTCATACAATGACTTTTGGAAATAGATTCCTGTACCATATGGATTTTAAAGaccaaacttaggtcatcaggcttgacctAAGTACATTTACCCCTGAGTGAACCTCCCATCCCTTTGTTGATAATTTTTGGGGGGAGTTGCCTATATAATCTATGTTTTGATGAAAATTGAGCACTGAAGTCATCACTATAATTGTATTTGGACTAATTTGTCCCTTTATAGTCTACCAATTTTGCATAATAAAACTAAGCATATCACTAATTTATAAGTATTTATAATGGTGATTCATTTTGGCTTAAAGACTGCTTTGTCAGACACGAGTATAGCTGCTCCTCTTTGGTTGTGGCTTCTGTTTGCTTGAAATACTCCCCATCCTTTCATTGCTATTGTGTTCACTAAGTGAATTCCTTGCAGGcagcaaatgttttgtttttcaaacacttGGCCAGTCTTTATCATTTAATTGGAGAATTAAGGCCATTTATATTTAGGGGCGTTGGactgggaatgcagctcagttggtagaacacttgcccagcatgtacaGTACAAAGTCCTGGGGTTGACAAGCAGAGCTACCCAAAATTGAACATGTTGGtgaatgcctgtaattccagcagttgggaagATCAGACATTCAAGGTCACGTTCTGCTGTGTAGTGTGCactttgaggctatcctgggctacaagaaatcttgcctcaaaaatatatttaaggttattatgtaaaggtgtgtgtgtgtgtctttccatattattcattttacagGTTTGCTGGTTTATTTAGCTAATACTGTTTGGTTCTCTAATTTTCACACTTTACTCTTCCAGTGTGATTCTTTCCTGAGCTCTTTTTGTGGGTAGTGTTCCCTTAAGTATCCTTTGGTAAGACTGTTTTGGTGTGAATTGCGCATGTCTGTGGGCTGGGGAAGTGGTTCCGtgggctggggaagtggctctgtgggtaaaggcacttacagTCAACCCATGCCTAGAACTCTTAtaaaagtggaagaagaaaactgactcctgcaagttgtcctctgacctctatatgtacaagttgtgtatatgtgtatacatgcacacatgtataaattaatgaaatgaatGCCAATAAAAACCTTAATCTTCAGTAACAATTTTAGAGTATTTTGTGAACTATTCTGTATTTTGCATAGGCTGTGACACTGTGGTATCAGAAGATATTCTTGCCCTCAATTCAGATTGGCATATTCATAAAAGATCATTTTAAGTTTTACCTTAATTATTCACAACCAGTTTAAAAGTGGCAGAAATTTATCAAAGAATAGTGAATCTCAGGGTTGCAGAGATGGTGTCGTGGTTAAGAGCAACTAGCTACTTTTACATAGGACTCCAGTTTGGTTCCCACCACACACATGAGgtagttcacagccacctgtaactcaaaTTCTAgggaactcacacacacacagacacacacatacacacacacacgctataaaacaagtcttaaaaaatacataattagaaaaataacaatCAATGGATAGGTAAGTATAACACCTTTCCAGTGTtgtataaaaaatataaacacttaTCCttcaattcatttattcattagaGATTAtatatgtacccacacacacagacacacacacacacacctctttattTTCCAGTTACTTACCAGTTTCTAgagatacaataataaaaaacaccAAAGTCTTGTGTCATGAACATGGAGGTTACACTCTCTGCCAGGGCGGAGGAGCTGAGCACTGCAGATACTGCCACAAGCTACATGAacagatgggttttttttttctttttaaacgtTTGATGCGTTGGGTCACTGAAAGCATCGCTGTTGAGCCATATGTCACAGACGCAAATCCAGACCCTACAAATAGGCGATTCACACTGGTGAAAGTGTTTACCCTCGCCATGCCTcattttctcacctgtaaaatggggataaCACACTTACTACTTAGGGTTGTTAAGATGGAACAAAGCGTGTGGAGCGGTTGCTGCGTTTCTGCCCTGCTCCCCTGAGTGGCCTGCCTGGAGCACGAGAGAGCGAGCAGCTCCAACCAGAATGCAGAGTGCTTGAACGCTGTACGGAAGAAACCACAGCTACACCACGCAGCAGCTCTCTTCTTTATATCTATATTTGATGGCATACACTCTGGAAAATATTTCTGCACAGCAACGACCTTTAGGCCCCGTCTTCGCACTCGTCGGAgctgtcgtcgtcgtcgtcggaGCTGGCATCCTCACTGCTTTCTGTTTCACTCTCACTGCTCGTgtcctcctcatcactgtcctcttcctcttcctcatgtttctgtgctttctctgtgacagagaggagagaggggctagTGCTGTCTCCCAGGGCCCACTCTCTCCTCAGCTCATGGCTTACCATGGAACATGTAGTTTGGGGAATATAAAAATTGAGCTGAACTCGGTGTAGCAtcaaaaatagaacaacaaagcCAACATATCGACTTAGCGGGTAGATGCTCGTGTGACCAAAATTAACCTAAACACGGGTctctaaaaataacttttactaTTGGCACTGAGATCCTTAAAaatccaggcatgatggtgtaAGTGTAATCCCAAAActtaagaagctgaggcaggaggatcatgattTCAGGGTTAACTTTGATACTCTtgctcaaaaaagaaataagaaaaaaaaaaaaaaaaaaaaaaaaaaccagctgacctttgtaaaagggaaaagaaattctGAGTATGGGAAATTGGCTTAGGGTAACATAAAGGGTCCTGGTATCACTGGAAATTGTGAGACACGTAACACATGGGTGTGACACACGGGTGTAGTTACACACTCTGCTTTGTTCGGGCACCTGAAGAGACTGGGGCAGTCATCTTTCCTGACGTAGAAAGCCAGATGATTTCACTACACTATTCAAAACACCCACtcagaccagtggttctcaacctgtgggtctcgacccctttgggagttgagACCTTTTCAAAGGGTCACCCGAAGgccatcagaaaagaaagctatTCACATTATGCTtcctaacagtggcaaaattacaggtatgaaatagcaacaaaaataattgtatggttggggccATCATTACACGAAGGGACTGTATGAAAGgcttgcagcgttaggaagggtgagaagcaCTAAGTTTGACAATTCCTTAACATTCGGGATGATGGGTTTTCACAatctaataaatttttttaaaacaccatttacagttctttgagaaaaaataaatttaaaatgtaagattaCCCTTCAGCAATATTTCTTCAATAAGTGAGAAAAATTCCTTGGCAACAGGATTTTCTGGTTCATAGATTAGGACTGAAAACGGACAACAGAACATATGCTATTAATATCCACAGTTTGAGCACACAGCCCCTTAGAGTGAGACTGATCGAAGCTGTCAATGAGAGCAGGCAAAGGCACAAAGCAAGAACTGCCACAATCGCACCACATCtgagaacaaagaaaattctCCACTTAATATTTGGTGTTTTAGCTGAGAAACGATGCTCTGTATTCCCTACGTCCTATCCAAAGAACACACAGACTCCTCAAAAGAGCTTCCTTCCCAGGCCAGAAGCTCTTCAAGAAGCAAATTCTCCGAAGGGCAACAGCCTCACAAAGGACGGGGCAGGAGCGATAGGGATTTGCTAACCTCCATCCCAATCTCAGTCACTCAGTGTTTACGTGACAATGTCTACATAAAGGTCCCATCTATCCCTAAAGAGTAGCGTTTTCTTCCTGGACCAACTCATCCATGACAGGAGTGTCAATGTTCCAAGTAGGGGAACTTGatgttatttctttctctttattctgaCAACTTTGACCCTAATCTGTACCTCTTCTCGACTTTTTTCCCTTAATCTTCCCTTTTGCGGAACCTCGTTGTAACTTTTAAGTCCTTGGACTACTTTCATGGGGGCTTGCTGATATGCTACCAATATCCTAGAGGCCAGAATTTCATTTCAGAGTCAccctattttttttcaaaactctgTAGATCAccctctgtttcttttccataCACCTACTTCCTGCTCATGCAGTATCTTGGTGGCCTCCTAGGGAGCACTTAAACACCAAATTAGAGGTAACTGTGGATGGTTGGAGGGCCCACTGACACTGGGGAATTGATCCTCTGGCCTTAAGATTCAATTCACCAGGACAGTGACTATTTCTGAATCACTAATGGTGCCTAACATTTGTCACCAGTCTGAGCTGTACTATGTGCCTGCTTAAAAGTTCCTTGTAAGGACCTCAAGTGTCTTCTGAACcaatattttttttgtaaaactaCTTCTCTCTATGTTTAAAGTTAGACTAAAATAAGCTTGTCATCAGTCTAAAGATTTCTGTGAGGCAAAGCCTCTTTAAAGAGTAGTTTCTATGATTTGTTCCTTTTTgcacccatttcttttcttttctttctttttttcgtttatttatttatgtgtgcattggtgttttgcctgcatggatgtgtgAAGGTAtaagatcttggagttacagacagttgtgagctgccatgtgggtgcttggaacggaacctgggtcctctggaagaacagccaatgctcttaacccctgagccatcatctctctagccccttcccaTCCATTTCTTAATGTGTATATGGGAAACTAAGTCAACTGCAGTTGAGGACGTAAAGTTTACATGGAGGAGCAAACACAGGATTTACCGGACCATTCACATATTCAGGTTGTGGTTTTCTGAGCCTTTTTGATAATGGACTCCTTTTAGTGGAATACACTAACAATTCTTAGTACAGTTTAGGGAATTTCCTACCAGGATTAGGATTATCTCATGGAATCAGATATGAGATTGGCTACTcctgtagctcagcctggccaCTATGGCTGTCCGAGTGGAGGGATGGGAGCAGCTCTCCGGCTTAGCCAGCAATATTCAATCTAGTGGTCTAGCTGTCCTGACTCTGATGGTGACAAATAGGGTCTGTGATGAGTTGAGGGAAATTTCCATCATTTTGTTTGAGAGGTTTACTGACCTGGACCTCCATAAGGGAAacagaggccagtctgggcacCCGGGAAAGCGAGGGGCCCTCTGGGAACACTCTGGGATCCTGTTCAGTATTTCATGCAGGCAGTTTAGCTTCAGTCTCCTTATCCTGCCTCCCATAATAAGTattaattgttattgttgttacaaCTTTAAAAGGATGGtcggggtggtggcacacacctttaaccccagcactcggtcCTTCAGCTGGGGAAAGGTCTGTGCAGCCTACTCAGCCCTGTGCCCACGTCATGTCCCTTGCCTTGTATGCTGGCACTTGCCTCTTACCTAGTCTGCTCTATGCCAGTTTCTGGTGCTGCCTCCAGGCCCCACCTCTCAGCACACCTGTAGTCCATCCTGCTTTGTACCTTATCCCTCCAGATGTCCACAGGCTGGCTTCCTACAACTCAGTTCTGTCCTCCAGCTCTGAGTGAAGCCTTCTAGGCCATCCTGTGGAAACCTTTTggtcttctagaaccttctcttcctcttccttactTTGGCATTCTCCACTGCACCAATCACTCATGGCACACCATTTGCGTGTTAGTTTACTGTCTGTCCAACACTAGACCTGACTGTGGGGTTGGCTTGGTTGAAACTAGCAGCATAAAGCGATTTACTGCCTCCTATGTCATGAACAGTCTGTTTTCCAGGACAGCGATCGGTCTGTTTAATACACAAAGAGCTATGCTAAGAGTCCCAGTGAGTTTATATACTAACTGAACTCGTTTATTCTAAAGGATCCCTGAGACACTAATAGAGAATTCACTGGATTCGGATGGCTAAGCCATCTTCATATTATGGGATCTGTTCTAGAAACAAAGGAATGGCTGGAGAAGGTAAGTGCTCTGTACTTACTCATCTGACACAATTTTTTTGCCAGCTGGTAGTCTCGGCCCATTTCTGCTCTCAGGAACTGAAAAACAAATTGTTCAGATAAGTGGTTTCAAGAGAGAATTTAAGTAAACTCCCTAAAAATGATTAATTGAGGAATGGGTAGGTCCGCCCTTGCTTtatttcgttttttgtttgtttgtttgttttgttgttgttgttgttgttgtttaaggcagggtttctctgcctgtgctggaactcactctgcagaccaggttggccttgacctcaagacacctgcctgcctctgtctcccaagtgctgggattagaggcgtgtgccaccagtcATTCTGCTTTTTACATTTATACATTTCtccatgtgtagtgtgtgtgtgtgtgtgtgtgtgtgtgtgtgtgtgtgtgtgtgtttgaatacatgctatgtatgtgcaggtgcctgcagaggtcagaagagggtgtaggattccctggagctggagttacagagttaAGAGCTACATGGAATGGAtactgggaaccgaactctggtcttctggaagggcaggGAATCCTcttaccattgagccatctctccaggccacattCTGTATCTGAAGATACATGATGGAGCGTGGTGAAGGAGGCCGCCCTACTGCCTGGCCACCAGGTCTTTGTGTCCCTTAGCAGCCTGAGGACGAGGAGGGGGAGGCGGCGGCTGATTCGACTGAGGTTCATCCCATCATTCACATGTTTCTTTGGTTCAGGGTCAGTTCGCCTCTGCCAATGTCGGGCCTGACGACATGGCAGCTACTAGTTTAAAACAaagtgtgggggctggggagatggctccagcagttaagagcacttgttgctcttgagaAGACCAGGGTTCTGTTCCTACCACCCATATTGTGGTCATAACCGGCCATAACTCCAGGGTTCCTTCCTGACCTGaggacatgtgcatgtgtgtggttcaCATGATCACatgaaagcacacatacacaaatgatacataaatcttttaaaaaagaaacccaaacaaaccagagAAAAGAACTTCGGACCAACGCTCTGTAACTCAGTATCTTCCAGCGTGTTGATGTATCACCATTTTGCTTGGGCTGTTTATTGCTTTTGCTGGTTAAAAAGCAGTACATGTGTGCAATATAGGAATTTTATAAGCCAAggtttagattttaatttttgcttttaccctatgcatgtgtgagtgcctgcatgtatgtatgggcatcatgtgtgtgcctgttgtccacagaggccagaattgGCTATCAGAGCCCCTGGacgttacaggcagttgtgagctgccaggaaGGTGTATACATGCAGGAACCAATGTCAGGTCTCCAGcaaaagcagtgagtgctctcaaccgccgagccatctctccagccccaactctttTATTTTCACCCCTCTTTGTAGCTATAATTTCTCTctgaactttatttatttgagacaaggtctcaagtaACCCAAGCGGGCCTCAAATTCTGTAGCTAAAGTCttgttccttcttcctgctcccaccacGCTCCCCCAAGGGTCTGGGATCATAAGTGTGTACTATGAAGCCTAGGCTattctgctttcattttaattatgatATGTATTGGCTTATCTCTGCACAGTTTAAAATCCCTAGTGCTTGAtctgtttacttgtttcttttaatCTCAATTTTAACCAGCTTCTTCAGTTCTTGTTTGTAGTTTTCCTAGTTTCTGATATTAATATTTAGTGAACACTTTTAATTGCATTGAAGCATTTATAACTATGTTCTGGGGGCCAGACAGAgtggtcagtggttaagagtgctgacttcACAGTCATACGGACCAGAATTCTGATCCAAGCACTGGGAAACAAGCCATGAGTTGTCCATACTTTGAGAGCCCAGCTCTGGGTGTGGGCAGGGTAGGATGGAGGCAGGACCTCTAGGGTTTGCTGGCTTCCAGCTAAGCCAGGAAAATGAAAGCCCCAGGCTTAGGAAAAGAATGTGTCTCAAAAAATtggctaatttaaaaataattaatacatacTAATTCATTAAATCTACCTAATAAGATTGCATCCTGTTTAATTATATCAGTATTTGTAAACTACTCCACTAATACCACAAACACCAAAACTTACTTCTGCCATTAGCTCCAGCGGGGCACGAGTCTCCTTCTTGGTGGGGACTTCATCTTCTTCACCATTGGTATCATCTTCTCCATCACCATCTGTCGAATCTGACAGCTTCTCC
This window encodes:
- the Erich2 gene encoding glutamate-rich protein 2 isoform X4 codes for the protein MTDPNKEMSQKCFGHRPRPASKIYTSPLQISPGVTNTFSAKKETSSKKTEDLHSFRTENRSSSRSIENKDVLNRQSDLWSSSFLKECAGEVGKDLVLAKQEKNSECCLEDIEEKLSDSTDGDGEDDTNGEEDEVPTKKETRAPLELMAEFLRAEMGRDYQLAKKLCQMILIYEPENPVAKEFFSLIEEILLKEKAQKHEEEEEDSDEEDTSSESETESSEDASSDDDDDSSDECEDGA